Proteins from a single region of Parambassis ranga chromosome 16, fParRan2.1, whole genome shotgun sequence:
- the tmem147 gene encoding BOS complex subunit TMEM147, which yields MTLFHFGNCFALAYFPYFITYKCSGLSEYNAFWRCVQAGATYLFVQLCKMLFLATFFPTWEGGAGIYDFVGEFMKATVDLADLLGLHLVMSRNAGKGEYKIMVAAMGWATAELVMSRCLPLWVGARGIEFDWKYIQMSFDSNISLVHYIAMAAVVWMFTRYDLPKSFRLPVTVLLALCVYKGFLMELFVHVFLLGSWTVLLVKSVLTGAISLCSLFLFVTLVHSN from the exons ATGACACTTTTTCACTTTGGAAACTGCTTTGCTCTGGCATATTTTCCATATTTTATAACGTACAAGTGCAGTGGCCT TTCAGAGTACAATGCTTTCTGGAGATGTGTCCAGGCTGGAGCAACCTACCTCTTTGTCCAGCTCTGTAAG ATGCTGTTCCTTGCTACATTTTTTCCTACATGGGAAGGAGGAGCCGGGATTTATGACTTTGTCGGG GAATTTATGAAGGCCACAGTGGACCTTGCAGACCTGCTGGGTCTCCATCTTGTCATGTCTCGTAATGCTGGTAAAGGAGAGTACAAGATCATGGTAGCTGCCATGGGCTGGGCAACAGCAGAACTTGTGATGTCGAG GTGTCTTCCTCTGTGGGTGGGAGCCAGAGGGATTGAGTTTGACTGGAAATACATTCAGATGAGCTTTGACTCCAACATTAGTTTG GTCCATTACATCGCCATGGCAGCAGTGGTCTGGATGTTCACGAGATATGATCTCCCTAAGAGCTTCAGGCTGCCTGTTACTGTACTGCTTGCACTGTGTGTCTACAAGGGCTTCTTAATGGA GTTGTTTGTCCATGTGTTCCTGTTGGGCAGTTGGACAGTGTTGCTGGTGAAGTCTGTGCTGACTGGTGCCATCTCTCTCTGCTCACTCTTCCTCTTTGTCACTCTGGTTCACAGCAACTAA
- the gapdhs gene encoding glyceraldehyde-3-phosphate dehydrogenase 2, whose product MSDLCVGINGFGRIGRLVLRACLQKGIKVVAINDPFIDLQYMVYMFKYDSTHGRYNGEVAQDNGKLIVDGNAISVFQCMKPAEIPWGSAGAKYVVESTGVFLSVDKASSHIEGGAQRVVVSAPSPDAPMFVMGVNEDKYDPSSMTIVSNASCTTNCLAPLAKVIHDHFGIEEALMTTVHAYTATQKTVDGPSAKAWRDGRGAHQNIIPASTGAAKAVGKVIPDLNGKLTGMAFRVPVADVSVVDLTCRLSKPASYAEIKEAVKKAAHGPMKGVLGYTEDQVVSSDFIGDTHSSIFDAGAGISLNDNFVKLISWYDNEFGYSHRVADLLLYMHSKE is encoded by the exons ATGTCAGACCTCTGCGTTGGAATCAATGG attCGGTCGTATTGGCCGTCTGGTCCTGAGGGCTTGCCTTCAGAAAGGCATCAAAGTTGTGGCCATCAACGACCCCTTCATTGACCTGCAGTACATG GTCTACATGTTCAAGTATGACTCCACCCATGGCCGTTACAATGGCGAGGTCGCCCAAGACAATGGCAAGCTCATCGTTGACGGCAACGCCATCTCCGTCTTCCAATG CATGAAGCCAGCTGAGATCCCTTGGGGCAGCGCTGGAGCCAAATATGTCGTTGAGTCCACCGGAGTCTTCCTCAGTGTGGATAAGGCATCT TCTCACATCGAGGGCGGCGCACAGCGTGTGGTTGTGTCTGCACCCTCACCTGATGCCCCAATGTTTGTTATGGGAGTTAACGAGGACAAATATGACCCCTCATCTATGACCATCGTCAG CAATGCCTCCTGTACCACCAACTGCCTGGCCCCCCTGGCCAAAGTCATCCATGATCACTTTGGCATCGAGGAGGCTCTCATG ACTACAGTCCACGCATACACAGCCACCCAGAAGACAGTTGATGGTCCCAGCGCCAAGGCCTGGCGTGACGGCCGTGGTGCCCACCAGAACATCATTCCAGCCTCCACTGGTGCTGCTAAAGCAGTGGGCAAAGTCATCCCTGATCTCAACGG TAAGCTGACAGGCATGGCCTTCAGGGTGCCTGTGGCTGATGTATCAGTGGTGGACTTGACATGCCGCCTTTCCAAGCCTGCATCTTACGCTGAGATCAAGGAAGCCGTTAAGAAGGCCGCACATGGGCCCATGAAGGGAGTGCTGGGTTACACCGAGGACCAG GTTGTGTCCTCTGACTTCATCGGTGACACTCACTCCTCCATCTTTGATGCTGGCGCCGGCATCTCCCTCAACGACAACTTTGTCAAGCTCATTTCCTG GTATGACAATGAGTTTGGCTACAGCCACCGTGTTGCTGACCTGCTGTTGTACATGCACTCCAAGGAGTAG
- the LOC114448900 gene encoding macrophage mannose receptor 1-like: MQPVWIGLRRYTEQNSPWKWINLKTGEGTAGDNLSQSISWFLLQSRYCAVIDKDLMWHNVKCSNLYGFYCSDKNKVGYVTDKLTWSAASIFCQKSDGVLVTVTRENTHALNEIGWIGLYQESDKTWRWAENITSNYRNWAPGEPLNDDCGSLYYNPLLLSGRWHSNVCSEKLSFLCYDDNLVVVKENKTWEAALEYCQKMEEPCNNSTESCKKSYDLLSLTDMSDYNYVRDRIYRATTDEVWVGLRFLGGKWWWLNGEKAGQKEMLPDCPSNTVRHCGTMSKYGTNNWIIRDCSQKRNFICYTKLE, from the exons ATGCAACCTGTGTGGATCGGTCTGCGCAGATATACTGAGCAAAACTCACCCTGGAAGTGGATAAATCTGAA aacTGGTGAAGGGACTGCCGGAGACAACCTCTCACAGAGCATCTCCTGGTTTCTTTTGCAGAGTAGATACTGTGCTGTCATTGACAAAGATCTCATGTGGCACAATGTCAAGTGTTCTAATCTATATGGTTTCTACTGctctgacaaaaacaaagttgGATATGTAACTGACAAGTTAACCTGGAGTGCAGCTTCCATTTTCTGCCAGAAAAGTGATGGTGTTCTAGTCACCGTCACAAGGgagaacacacatgcactgaaTGAAATTGGCTGGATTGGACTGTACCAAGAATCTGATAAAACCTGGAGATGGGCTGAAAATATTACCTCAAACTACAGAAACTGGGCACCAGGGGAGCCGCTCAATGATGACTGTGGCTCTTTATATTATAACCCCCTGCTCCTGTCTGGAAGGTGGCATAGCAATGTGTGCTCAGAAAAGCTTTCATTTCTCTGCTATGACGAcaacctggtggtggtgaaggagaaCAAGACGTGGGAGGCTGCCCTGGAGTACTGCCAGAAAATGGAAGAACCATGCAACAACAGCACAGAATCCTGCAAGAAATCCTATGACCTCCTGAGCCTGACCGACATGTCTGACTACAACTATGTCCGTGACCGGATCTACAGAGCCACCACTGATGAG GTTTGGGTGGGCCTGCGTTTCCTCGGAGGGAAGTGGTGGTGGTTAAATGGAGAGAAAGCAGGACAAAAAGAAATGCTGCCGGACTGTCCATCCAACACTGTGAGACACTGTGGGACCATGTCCAAATATGGCACAAACAACTGGATCATCAGGGACTGCTCACAAAAAAGGAATTTCATCTGCTACACGAAATTAGAGTAG